The following is a genomic window from Longimicrobium sp..
CCCGTGGGAGTCTTCTCGAACACCGGTTTCATCGGCATGTGAAGCGCTCCATCCGGAATAGAGAGAGGCCGGTGCGTGAGTGGGCCCCTTCCGCACTCACGCACTGACGCACTCACGCACTGTGTTTCACGCCAGGTTCACCCACACGCTCTTGACCTGCGTGTACAGGTCCAGCGCGTAGCGGCCCAGCTCGCGTCCGTAGCCGGACTGCTTGTAGCCGCCGAAGGGCGAGGCGGTGTCGAGGTTGTGGTAGGTGTTGATCCACACCGTTCCCGCGCGCAGCTTGTGGGCGACGTGGTGAGCCTTCCTCACGTCGCGGGTCCACACCGCGGCCGCCAGCCCGTACTCCGACGCGTTGCCGATCTGGATGGCCTCGTCCATGTCGCTGAACGTCTGCACCGCCAGCACGGGGCCGAAGATCTCTTCGCAGGCGATGGTCATCCGCGGCGTCACGTTGCCGAAGACGGTGGGATTCAGGAAGTAGCCGCGCTTGCCCCCCACCTCCACGCGGTCGCCGCCCAGCAGCAGCTCCGCACCCTCCTGCTTGCCCTTTTCGATGTACCCCAGCACGCGGTCCAGCTGCTCCTCGGACACCAGCGGCCCCAAGCGCGTCTTGGGGTTCATGGGGTCGCCCGGAACGAAGCCCGCCGCCCGCTTCAGCAGCTTTTCCACGAACTCGTCGCGGATCTTCTCGTGCACCAGCAGGCGCGAGCCGGCGGTGCACGCCTGGCCGCTGTTGTAGAAAATGGCCATGCTGGCGCCGCGCACGGCCGCCTCGATGTCGGCGTCGTCGAGCACGATGTTGGGGCTCTTGCCGCCCAGCTCCAGCGACACCTTCTTGAGCGAATCCGCCGCCTGCCGCTGGATCAGCTTGCCGATGGCGGTGGAGCCGGTGAAGGCGATCTTGTCCACGTCAGGGTGGTTCACCAGCGCGCCCCCGGCGCTCTCGCCGAAGCCGGGGATCACGTTCAGCACGCCGGCGGGGAGTCCGGCGTCCGATGCGGCGCGAGCAAGCTCCAGGGCGGTGAGCGGCGTCTGCTCGGCGGGCTTCAGGACGACGGTGTTGCCGCAGGCGATGGCGGGCGCCACCTTCCACGCGGCCATCTGCAGCGGGTAGTTCCAGGGGATGATGGCCCCGCACACCCCCACCGGCTCGCGGCGCGTGTAGTTCAGGTACGGCCCGGGAACGGGGATCACGTCGCCGGCGATCTTGTCGGCCCACCCCGCGTAGTAGCGGAAGCAGTCGATCGACTCCTTGATGTCGATCATCCGCGCCTCGCGCACGGGCTTGCCGTTGTCCATCGTTTCCAGCGCGGCCAGCTCGTCGGCGCGCTCTTCCAGCCGGTCGGCGATGGCGTACAGCAGCTTGCCGCGCTTGCGGGCGTCCAGGTTCTGCCACGCGTCGCTCTCGAACGCCTCGCGGGCGGCGCGGACGGCGCGGTCCACGTCTTCGGCGCCCGCCTCGGCCACCTGCGTCAGCGGCTCGGCGGTGGCGGGGTTGATGGTGTCGAAGGTGCTGCCCGAGGCGGCGTCCTGCCACTCGCCCCCGATGAACAGCCGTCCCGGCTGGATGTCCAGCGTCGCCGTATCCGTCATGTGCGCTCGTTTCGATGTGGTGCGTGCCTGCCAGAACTTGATCGGGGTTCGAAGAGGTGCCGGTGCATGCCGCGGCGGGCCCCTCCCCCGGCCCCTCCCCCGGCAAACTGCGCCGGGAGAGGGGAGAACTTCGATCGGGGTTCGAACGGGTGCCTCGAATGCCGCGGCAGCCCCCTCCCCCCGGCCCCCTTCCCCCGCTGCGCAGGGGAGGGGGAGAAAGTACTATGTCCGGACGCGCGACGAAGCGGAACTCCCACCCAGGCAAGCCAGTCCACGCAGGTGGACTTCGTGTGGTCGTTGCAGCGAATTCATTCGCCCGTGCGGCCCTGTACCCCAAATACCACGGGAGGGAGCACGAGGCTCCCTCCCGATCGGACCTGCGAAGCTTACTTGCCCGTGAACTGCGCGGTGCGCTTTTCTACGTAGGCGTTCAGGCCTTCCTTGGCGTCCTGCGAGTTGAACAACAGCGCCTGCAGCTCGCGCTCCAGCGCCAGCCCCTGCTCCAGCGGCAGCTCGGCGCCGCTCTGGCACGAGCGCTTGATGTTGCCGACGGCGAAGGTGGCCTTGTTGGGGCGCGTGAACTGGCGGGCGTACTCCAGCACCGAGGCCAGGAACGCGTCGCGCCCCTCGGCGTCGATCACCCGGTTGACGATGCCCATGGCCGCGGCCTCGTCGAAGTCGATGTTGTTGCCCTGAACCATCAGCTCGATGGCCTTGCTGGTGCCCACCAGCTTGGTCAGCCGCTGCGTGCCGCCGGTGCCGGGAAGCACGCCCAGCGCCACCTCGGGGAGGCCGATCTTGCCGGCGCCGCGGCGCGCGATGCGCAGGTCGGCCGCCATGGCGATCTCCAGCCCGCCGCCCACCGTGTGGCCGTTGAGCGCCGCGATCACCAGCTTGGGCGTGTGCTCCAGCTTCAGCAGCGTTTCGTTGGCGTGAAGGCAGAAGTAGTACTTCCAGGTGGGATCGGCCTTCTGCAGCATGTTGATGTTGGCGCCGGCGCAAAAGAACTTTTCGCCCTTGCCCGTGATGACGATCACGTCGACCGTGTTGTCGAACCGCGCACGCAGGATGCACGCGTCGATCTGGCGCATCATCTCGTGCGTGTAGGTGTTGGCCGGCGGATCGTCGAGGGTGAAGATCGCCACGCCGTCCTGCACCTCGTAGTGCACCAGCGTCTGGGGTTCGGTCGGCACGTCAGCGGCAAGCGTTGCCATCAGGTTGCTCCGGTGGTGAAGTGAAAGGTTCGGGCGCGGCGCTACTCGTCGGCGCCCGAGCGCCAGATCGACGGACGGGATTCGCCGGGCGTGGCCTCGCGCGCCAGCGCCGGAACCTTGGCGCCGGCGGGCTGAAATCCCTCGAGAAAGATGCGGTACATGTCGTCGACGATCTTGTCCAGCGGAACGTCGCGGTCTGCCCGGTGCCAGTTGTACAGCCAGTTCATCATCCCGAACATGGCGAACGTCGCCACGCGCAGGTCCACGTCGCCGCCGGGGCGGATCTCCCGCAAGATGTCGAGGGCGATCTCGGTGAGCCGCCGCTTCTTGGCGTTCACCCGCCGCCGGAAGTCGCCCGTCAGCGCCTCGGCCTCGTGCGAGAGCACCTTCATCTCGGCCGTGTTGGCGATGAAGTAGCGAAGGTGGTTCTCCATCAGCAGGCGCAGGCGCCGGTGCGGCTGCTCCTCGCCCGCCAGCAGCCGCTCCAGGTTGTTCAGCAGCGTGCCGAACGCGTGGTCCTGGATCAGGAAGAGCAGCTCTTCCTTGCTGTTGAAATAGTAGTACAGCCCCGACAGGCTGACGCCCGTGGCGCGCGCGATGTCGCGGATGCTGGCCTGGTGGTACCCCTTCTCGGCGAAGATGCGGGCGGCCGCGCGAAGGATGCTCTCCAGCTTCTCGTCGTACGCGCTGCGCTCGTCCGTGCTCATCTGCGGGTGTCCGGGAAACCGTGTTCGAACGTCCGTCAACCTATCCCGCGCGCGGAAAGGGTGTCAAGCGTACGGAGCGGGCCGGCGCTTGACCGTCGGCGCCCCGCCGCCCTATGTTTGTCTTCCATTCCCGCGGTACCCGTTCCTGCTCGCAACCCGATGCCCCTTCGCGTCTTCCGCCCGCTGGCGGTGCTTTGCGCGGCCGCGCTCCTGGCGGTGTCCGCGTGCGACGACGGGCCCACCGCGCCTACCTCGTACGTGCAGGTGGCGGGCGGCCGGGCCTGGGTGGCCGTCGCCGAGCCGCGGGGCCTGCCGCGGGCGGAAACCTGGCTGCCGTACCTGTCCGCCGCGCACCGCGCCGGGGTGGACGCGCTTCGCGCACGCGCGCAGCGGGCCCGCGCCGCCGGCCGGCCGGAAGAGGCGCTGCGGCTGGAGGCGCAGGCCCTTCGCCAGGCCGCCGCCGGGGTGGCGCACGCTCCCGACGCCGGGCGGATGCTGGGTGCGCTGGCCGCGCTCGAGGCGTGGACGGACCGCGCGCGCGCCCGGCTGGACCTGGGCGCCCACCCGGAGCTGGCCGCCGCCGCCGCGTCCGTCGCCGCCCGGGCGCAGGCGGCCCGCGCCGCCCTGGCCGCGGGCGACACCGCCGCCGCCGTGCGCCACCTGAGCGAGGGAACGCTGGCCGCCCGCGAGCAGTCCCCCATGGCCGTGGGGCTGCGGCTGCTGGCCAGCGCCGAGGCCCGGCTGCAGGCGGGCGCCGCGTCGGGCGCGGCCGAGCGGAACGCCCGTGCGCTGCTGCTGGGCGCGCGCGCCGGGCTTGCCTCGGGCGACAGCATCCGCGCGCTGCGCCGCGCCGTGTACGCGCTGCAACTGCTGGAAGGCGCGCCCGCCCCGGCGGTGGTTGATCCCGCGAGCCCTTTCCGTTAGTTTTGCGGCCGTCCGCCCGGATGGCGAAATCGGTATACGCAGCAGACTCAAAATCTGCCTCCCGCAAGGGATTGTCGGTTCGAGTCCGACTCCGGGCACTTCCGGCCCGCCCCACCTCGTGGGGCGGGCCAGTTCGTTTGTGGAGTTCCCTCCCCACGCCCCCGTGTGTCTCCGGCGGCAACCCGGGCCCCTTTCCCGGCGAGGCGCGCGCCGCCTGTACCATTTTTCTGTTTTTTGGAAATCGTGTCCCGTTCGGGGCCGTTGACGCTGCGCGGGATCTTCGCGATCTTCAGATTTGGAATCCCTCAAATTACGCGCATGCGCCACGTTCCCGGCCGTGCACCGCCCCCCTGGTCCCGCAAGCACCCCATGCGATCGTTTTTTGCGCGCCTGCCGGTTTCCCGGCGACTGGCTCTCCTGTGCGCGCCGCTGGCCGCCGCGGCATGCGACGACGCGCCCACCCGGGCGAATCGGGAAGCCCCGGTCCCCACGGTGGTGATCGCGCGGCTGGAGTGCGCGGCCAACGTGGCCAGCGGCACGGTGGAATGCGCGGATCCCGACGGCGCAGCACCCGTGGCTCCGGTCCCGGGCCCCGCGCCACGCTTCGACCAGCGGACGGTGGGCGGCCAGGGCCTCTATGTGCGGATGGCGTCGTCCGGTGCGGCGTATGACGCCGGAACCCAGGTCTTCTCGTTCAACGCCACCGTGCAGAACCTGTCCAACCAGGCGATGGCCACGGCAACCGGGGCAGCGCGCCACGATGGCGGCATCCGCGTGTTCCTGATCGCGCCTCCCTCGGGGAGCGGCGGCATCGTGACGGTCGCCAACCCCACCGAGACCGCCGAGTTCACGGCGCCGGGACAGGCGTACTACCAGTACGGCGGAAGCATCGGCGGGACGGACCAGGCGGAGCTGGGCGCCGACGGCATCCTGGCCCCGGGAGAGGCGTCGGCCGCCAAGCAGTGGCGGTTCAACATGGGTGGGGCCACCTCGTTCACCTTCGCCGTGTACGTGGCGACCGAGATGCCGTCCGGCGCCCTGGCGAGCGTGGCGCCGCAGGTGACGTCGGTTTCCCCCGCGACCCTGGTGCCGGGGGCCAGCGCCACCATCACGGGGATCAACTTCCACGCGACGCCCGGCAGCAATACGGTCACGATTGGTGGCCGCGCGGCCACGGTGACGGGCGGCGCGGGAGGCACGTCGCTGACGGTGACGGTTCCGTGCACCGCCTCGGGCTCCGTGCCGGTGACGGTCAGCCAGGGCGGGATGGCGGGCCGTAGCCTCACGCACCCGCTGCAGGTGACGCAGCGCACCGTGGGAGTGGGGGAGGCGCTGGTGCTTTCGAGCTCCACCGATTCGCACTGCAACGAGCTCACGGCCACGGGCGCCGCGTCGCGGTACGCGGTGACGGTGTTCAGCGTCAGCTCGTCGCCCACGTCCAACACGCCCTTCCAGTTCTCGGGCGACGGCGACCTGGCCGCCCCGGCCCAGCTGCAGGCGGAGCCCGTGGCCGAGCAGCCGCTGCGACCCGCCGCGTCGCTTCAGCAGGAGATGGAAACCGCCCGGCAGCGCGTGACCGACGAGCGCCACCACTGGCTGCTGGAGCAGAACCGCGTGGAGTACGAGCGGCTTCGCGGCCGCTTCGGCACGGGTGCGGGGGGAACGCGCACCGGCCGCGTCAACCGCAACGTGGTGATGGGCGATCCGCCCCTCAGCCGCACCTTCCGGGTGGCGAACATCGCCGCGGCCGGCTTCTGCAACAGCTTCTACGTGGTGAGCGCCACGAGGGTGTACTTCGACGGCAAGATCGCCATCTACGAAGACGACGCCACCCCCGACGCGTTCAAGGGTTCGCTGAACCCCACGATGGCGGCCAACTACCAGAAGATCGGCGACCAGTTCAACGCCGACATGGAGCCCATCGTCCGGACCAACTTCGGTGACATCCTGCGGCGGGACGCCGTGACCGACAACAACGGGATCCTCATCGCCCTGTTCACGCCGCGCATCAACACCTCGTTCACCGGGGTGGCCGGTTTCGTGGTGAGCTGCGACCAGTATCCCAACGACGATGCGAGCACGCCGGCCGTGGGCGGGCCGTACACCGGCACCGGGGCCAGCGGCTCCAGCAACTTCGGCGAGTACTTCTACGCCTACCAGCCCGTCACGGCCGGTGCGGGCTACAGCGGAAACACCGCCGAGAACTGGTACCGTACCATCCGCTCCACCTTCATCCACGAGAGCAAGCACGTGGCGTCGATGTCGGCGCGCGTCGCCAATGGTGCGCCGTTCGAGGCGGCGTTCCTGGAAGAGGGCACGGCACGGCACTCCGAGGAGCTGTGGATGAGGAACGCGGTGGACAACGTGGCGTGGAAGGCGAACACCGGCTACGGCAGCGCG
Proteins encoded in this region:
- a CDS encoding enoyl-CoA hydratase/isomerase family protein, which codes for MATLAADVPTEPQTLVHYEVQDGVAIFTLDDPPANTYTHEMMRQIDACILRARFDNTVDVIVITGKGEKFFCAGANINMLQKADPTWKYYFCLHANETLLKLEHTPKLVIAALNGHTVGGGLEIAMAADLRIARRGAGKIGLPEVALGVLPGTGGTQRLTKLVGTSKAIELMVQGNNIDFDEAAAMGIVNRVIDAEGRDAFLASVLEYARQFTRPNKATFAVGNIKRSCQSGAELPLEQGLALERELQALLFNSQDAKEGLNAYVEKRTAQFTGK
- a CDS encoding aldehyde dehydrogenase family protein, producing MTDTATLDIQPGRLFIGGEWQDAASGSTFDTINPATAEPLTQVAEAGAEDVDRAVRAAREAFESDAWQNLDARKRGKLLYAIADRLEERADELAALETMDNGKPVREARMIDIKESIDCFRYYAGWADKIAGDVIPVPGPYLNYTRREPVGVCGAIIPWNYPLQMAAWKVAPAIACGNTVVLKPAEQTPLTALELARAASDAGLPAGVLNVIPGFGESAGGALVNHPDVDKIAFTGSTAIGKLIQRQAADSLKKVSLELGGKSPNIVLDDADIEAAVRGASMAIFYNSGQACTAGSRLLVHEKIRDEFVEKLLKRAAGFVPGDPMNPKTRLGPLVSEEQLDRVLGYIEKGKQEGAELLLGGDRVEVGGKRGYFLNPTVFGNVTPRMTIACEEIFGPVLAVQTFSDMDEAIQIGNASEYGLAAAVWTRDVRKAHHVAHKLRAGTVWINTYHNLDTASPFGGYKQSGYGRELGRYALDLYTQVKSVWVNLA
- a CDS encoding IPT/TIG domain-containing protein — protein: MRSFFARLPVSRRLALLCAPLAAAACDDAPTRANREAPVPTVVIARLECAANVASGTVECADPDGAAPVAPVPGPAPRFDQRTVGGQGLYVRMASSGAAYDAGTQVFSFNATVQNLSNQAMATATGAARHDGGIRVFLIAPPSGSGGIVTVANPTETAEFTAPGQAYYQYGGSIGGTDQAELGADGILAPGEASAAKQWRFNMGGATSFTFAVYVATEMPSGALASVAPQVTSVSPATLVPGASATITGINFHATPGSNTVTIGGRAATVTGGAGGTSLTVTVPCTASGSVPVTVSQGGMAGRSLTHPLQVTQRTVGVGEALVLSSSTDSHCNELTATGAASRYAVTVFSVSSSPTSNTPFQFSGDGDLAAPAQLQAEPVAEQPLRPAASLQQEMETARQRVTDERHHWLLEQNRVEYERLRGRFGTGAGGTRTGRVNRNVVMGDPPLSRTFRVANIAAAGFCNSFYVVSATRVYFDGKIAIYEDDATPDAFKGSLNPTMAANYQKIGDQFNADMEPIVRTNFGDILRRDAVTDNNGILIALFTPRINTSFTGVAGFVVSCDQYPNDDASTPAVGGPYTGTGASGSSNFGEYFYAYQPVTAGAGYSGNTAENWYRTIRSTFIHESKHVASMSARVANGAPFEAAFLEEGTARHSEELWMRNAVDNVAWKANTGYGSAANPINVYCDVRVPPSWPECSANTRRPAAIMQRHFASLNNHLIGQNARFYSPFGPSQDDAGSNYYAISWSLVRYAIDRYGASDAAFLTALTNSTTTGVTNLSGRAGVSIDQLLGGWGLTLYADDHPALSGAPSLDLQFPTWNLRSIYAGLNADLPGTYTTPFPLVPTPLSFGGVATLSTLTLRGGGTRYYEFTGTQTAAQLLRLEANGGGAPSSNLRIAVARLQ
- a CDS encoding TetR/AcrR family transcriptional regulator, with protein sequence MSTDERSAYDEKLESILRAAARIFAEKGYHQASIRDIARATGVSLSGLYYYFNSKEELLFLIQDHAFGTLLNNLERLLAGEEQPHRRLRLLMENHLRYFIANTAEMKVLSHEAEALTGDFRRRVNAKKRRLTEIALDILREIRPGGDVDLRVATFAMFGMMNWLYNWHRADRDVPLDKIVDDMYRIFLEGFQPAGAKVPALAREATPGESRPSIWRSGADE